A genomic segment from Actinomycetota bacterium encodes:
- a CDS encoding L,D-transpeptidase gives MLRRGQKLAVVVAAVGVAAVAGVSWPRALSTDDIAGGARPSGAAGTSPTITFAPATTVPPDPGPPDPGPTADVAGAPGRTLRVGFAPAARTPTLVADAVGSRVGLYSEPGQDEPDGWFDNPTWEGLPAVFIVHDRYQDWLRVQVSMRPNGATAWVRAGEVTTREVTSRVEVDTHNATLRAYEGSRLVLEASVAPGKGATPTPLGHFFVDGIVKINDPWGPYGAFQVSVSGFSEVYSSFGGGVGQIAIHGTNDPALIGTPASNGCVRMTNPDITALAGIVTIGTPVTIT, from the coding sequence GTGCTGAGGCGGGGACAGAAGCTCGCCGTTGTCGTCGCGGCGGTGGGGGTGGCCGCCGTGGCCGGGGTCAGTTGGCCCCGCGCCCTGTCAACCGACGACATCGCCGGCGGGGCCCGCCCCTCGGGCGCGGCGGGGACGTCGCCCACGATCACCTTCGCCCCGGCCACGACCGTCCCCCCCGACCCCGGGCCCCCCGACCCCGGCCCGACGGCGGACGTGGCCGGTGCCCCGGGCCGCACGTTGCGGGTGGGCTTCGCGCCTGCGGCCCGCACCCCCACGCTGGTGGCCGACGCCGTCGGCTCGCGGGTCGGCCTCTACAGCGAGCCCGGCCAGGACGAGCCCGACGGCTGGTTCGACAACCCCACGTGGGAGGGGCTGCCGGCCGTGTTCATCGTCCACGACCGCTACCAGGACTGGCTGCGGGTGCAGGTCTCCATGCGCCCCAACGGGGCCACGGCCTGGGTGAGGGCCGGCGAGGTCACCACCCGGGAGGTCACCAGCAGGGTCGAGGTCGACACCCACAACGCCACCCTGCGGGCCTACGAGGGCAGCCGCCTCGTGCTGGAGGCCTCGGTGGCCCCCGGGAAGGGCGCCACCCCGACCCCCCTGGGCCACTTCTTCGTCGACGGGATCGTCAAGATCAACGACCCGTGGGGCCCCTACGGCGCCTTCCAGGTGAGCGTGTCGGGCTTCTCGGAGGTCTACTCCAGCTTCGGCGGAGGCGTGGGCCAGATCGCCATCCACGGCACCAACGACCCGGCTCTCATCGGCACGCCGGCCAGCAACGGCTGCGTGCGCATGACCAACCCCGACATCACCGCCCTGGCCGGCATCGTCACCATCGGCACCCCCGTCACCATCACCTGA